The Campylobacter concisus sequence GAACCTTTTATAAAAGACAATCCATTTGCCACAATTGAGCATAAAAATTTAGAAAAAAGCGAAAAAAAGCGAAATTTTTTCGAGCAAGCCAGTAAAAATTCAGTAAGTGAGAGCATCGAGACTTTAAGCATCTATAAAGAAAGCCTCTATGAAAAGCTAATTAGTCAGATCAATCCACCACTTTTTCCCACGCAAAAGTCACAAGATATCGCGTATAAGATTATTGAGTGTTTAGATGACGAGGGTTATTTTTCCTATGATAATGAAATTTTTGCTGATTTTTGCGAGAGCGAAGTGGAGCGAGTTAGAGCGAGATTTGCCTACCTTGAGCCATGCGGCGTGGGCGCAAAGGATCTTAAAGAGAGCTTTTTGTTTCAGCTTGGCGAGGCAGAAGCAAGTGAAGATATCATAGAGTGCGCGAAAAAGATCATCTTAAATTTTGAAAGTATAGAAAAGCTTAGAAAACTTAAATTTTACGACGATGCGCTAAAGATAATAAAAAAGTTTAAAAATCCACCGGCTATCGAGTATCTAGAAGAGGCGAGCCAAAAGGTGCCTGACATCTTCGTGCTAAGCACAAGTAGCGGCGTGAGTGTGCAGATAAATGACGATTACTATCCTGAAATTTCGATTGACACCGAAGGATTAGACGAAAAAGAGGCCTTTGTAAGTTCGCGCATAAAAGAGGCTAGCGAGCTCATAGATGCTCTTGAAATGAGAAAATCAACACTTTATAAAATAGGGCTTATGATAGTTGAGTATCAGTACGACTACTTCTTGGGCGGCGATATAAAGCCTATGAAGCTAAAAGACCTAGCAGACGAGCTTGGGCGCAATCCGTCAACCATCTCAAGAGCTATTGCAAATAAGTATCTAAGCTGTGCAAGGGGTACTATTGCACTTAAAAATTTCTTTGCAACTGGCTTTGACGAGGAGACTTCAAATGCTGCGATAAAAGAATTTTTACTAGAGCTCATTAGAGGCGAGGACCACAAAAAGCCACTTTCTGATCTAAAAATTCAAGAGCTGATCCAGGCCAAATTTAACATCCAAATCGTTCGCCGAACCATCACAAAATACCGCAAAATCCTAAACATCGGAAGCTCAAGCCAGCGAAAAAGAGTCTATCAGATAAACGGCTAGTTACCACTCATTTACGGCAAAAAGTATGGTTTTGCGCAATTTGCGTAAAGAGTTTGCTACTAAGCCATTCGTACTCTTTACCACGTTTTTGTGTTGTGTTATACCTGCTGCATCGTCGTTACAAGAGCCCATACCACTAAAAACATTACAGCAAAAAGAGCTAAATTTTTCTTTGGCATAAGCGGTGCATTAAATATCTTAATGACTGATTTTGCAGTAGAGTTTAAAAAACCAAGTAACAACAATGGTGCATATGCTAAACATTTCGCCATTCATTTTTGTTCTTTTTAGCAGTCCTTATGGCAAGCCGTGCTTTAGCCAACCATCACAAAATTTTCTTGATTTTTAAAGTATGGCTTTAGACTCTCATAAGCAGATTGAATATTTTTAAATTTCTTTGCGTATTCTTCTTGTATGAGAAGATTTTTGTTGGCGTGCCTGTCTGGGTGATAGATATTTGCGAGTGAAAGGTAGCTTTGTCTGATGGTTTCAAAGTCATCATCTTTTTTGCAACCCAAAATCTCAAAATTTTCCTCAAGCAAATTTGCAAGCACAGAAAATCTACTTATAAATTTTGATGAGCTTTTTATCTTGATGCCTTGTTTAAAGGCTTTGTAATCTTTTTCATCATAGATAAAATTTACGCTAAATTTTGGATAGCTTCTTTTGTAGAGTAGTTTGTTTAATGTATATATGTCGTTGTCGTTTGAGATAGTAATGTTTAAAAAATCATCATTTTTGCTAAAAGCAACATTGCTTTTTACTAGACTCTCGCTGATATAGTTGGCAAAATCTCTGCAAAGTGCATCCTTTAGTTCAAATTTGGCTTCATTTTTTACAAAATTTACATTTAGGCTAATGACAGGAGTTAGAGTATTTTTTTGAATAAAACCAAGCTTTATAGTTTTATAGTTTGCAAAACGAATATCTAGTTTATCTTCACTTTGTTTTTCGTAAAGTTTTTTTATAAATTTTAAAAAGCATTTGCGTTGTGGGATCTCGCTCTCTTCATAAAACGAGATAATTTTATTTTTATTTGACAAAATTTTGGTGAAATTTTTACTTATCATATCTCTAAGCTCACAAAATAATTTATCGTTTTCGGTTAAAATGCTTAGAGATTCTAGTGTTTGTGTAACTTTCATTGCCTACTCCAAATAAAATATTACATGTTTTAGCAATAAGCATTCCAAATTTATATTTTTCTTATATCTTGACCTTTGATGTACTCAGCAAATTCGTCTTTTAACTTATTCTCTTTATACGAGATCGCCTCTTCTTTTGTGTGAGAAACGGCCTCTTTTTGTATTTTTTTAGCTCCGCCTTGCTCTTTGGCGAGTTCTTTTTTTATCTCTTTTAAGCTATCAAAAAAATCATTCATTTTTACATCCTTTTTCTTTTTGTAGAATTTTACTAAAACAGTTATAAAATTACAATGAATACAATTTTTTTTTAAGGAAAGTTTGGTTAATATCTCGACTTAACTTTCTTGTGCGCTCGTAGCTCAGCTGGATAGAGCATTTGATTGCGGTTCAAAAGGTCAGAGATTCGAATTCTCTCGGGCGCACCATCTTTTTAATTCTTAATGACAAACTTCATGATTTTTATAGTAAAATAAGCAAAAAAATTAAAAGAGAAAAAATGGATTTTCAAAATATTCAAAAACAAATTTCGGTACTAAAAGAAAGTTTGACAGCATTAGAAGAAAATAGTGAGCATGAGATCGGCTTGGCAGTTGGGGTTGTTGAGTTTAATAAAAACGCTGACGAACTTAAAAAAAAGCTTACAAATTTAAAAGGTGAAAGCGATTTCTTTAAAAGTGTCTTCAACACAGAGGACTATTATGAAAACATTAGTACTTATTTGGAGCAGATAAAGAGAAGCTTAAATTATAAAATTGAGAAAAACGGCGTGAGCTTTAAGGCAAATGAAAATTTACAAGAAAGCTATGTCGCTATTTTAAATATAATAGAAATTTTGGTAGCAGAGTATCAAATACAAAACAAAAATAAAGCGAAAAATCTCTTTTCTAGGACAACAGACACTACTCAAATAAAATCACTGCTTGCGGAGCTAAATACTCTACAAGAGCGTATACATAATGTTTTGCATATTCATTCTAGGATAGTTTCAAATGTTATTTTACAAAATTTTAAGATAATTTATACGTTCTTTTATAATTGTATTAAGGCAGCGAAACAACGCAAAGATGAACTTTTACTGGTGGAGATCGCGGGTATAACTGATAAGATAATAACTATGATAAAACCAGTCTTTAGTGCAAAAATTTTAAATACAAATGAGCTTATTTATCACTACTTGATCTTTGAGCTAAAAGAACTAAAAGCTTGTGCGATAGGCGAGGAGCTAGTTTAAAATTTTATCAATTATCTCTTTTGCTCCATTTGGCAAAAGGATCTCTTTTAGAGCTTTACTGCTTTTGTTTAGATCAAAATTTTCTATAATTCTTATAACTTCGTCTTTGTCTAAAATTTCTCCATTTTGCAAGCAAATTTCAGCAATGCCCTTATCTTTTAAAAATTTAGCGTTATAAAACTGATGATTGCCAGCAGCATAAGGAAATGGCACAAAGATAGATGGCAAAGCATTTGCACAAAGCTCCCAAAGCGAGCTAGCTCCTGCTCTTGATATGGCAAGGTCAGCTTTGCTCATCTTATTTTCTATCTCTTTACTAAATTCAAAAATTTCTAAATTCGTTTCATTAAAGCCAAGTTCATCATATTTTTTTTTAAGTTCATCAAAGCCGTTTTTACCACATTGATGAATTATATTTATGCCTTTTTCTTTAAGATATGGAGCTAAATTTATAGCTAGCTCGTTTATCGCTTTTGCGCCTTGCGAGCCGCCCAAAAACAAAATAGTTTTTAGCTCCTCTCTCACTCTTGCACTATTGAAAAATTTCTTTGCTACGGGATAAGGGTAGGGCGAAACTTCATCATAAGAGATAAAAAAGCCTTTCGCATAAGGCCTTAAAATTTTATTTAATTTGCCCATTACAGCATTTTGTTCGTGGATAAAAAGTGGTACTTTTGAGATGATTGCCGCAATGGCTGCTGGAGCTGCTGAATAGCCACCAACGCTAATGACTGCCTTAACGTCA is a genomic window containing:
- a CDS encoding RNA polymerase factor sigma-54 gives rise to the protein MLRQKQTLAPKIKLNQTLRSWLPILQSGLDELKETLEPFIKDNPFATIEHKNLEKSEKKRNFFEQASKNSVSESIETLSIYKESLYEKLISQINPPLFPTQKSQDIAYKIIECLDDEGYFSYDNEIFADFCESEVERVRARFAYLEPCGVGAKDLKESFLFQLGEAEASEDIIECAKKIILNFESIEKLRKLKFYDDALKIIKKFKNPPAIEYLEEASQKVPDIFVLSTSSGVSVQINDDYYPEISIDTEGLDEKEAFVSSRIKEASELIDALEMRKSTLYKIGLMIVEYQYDYFLGGDIKPMKLKDLADELGRNPSTISRAIANKYLSCARGTIALKNFFATGFDEETSNAAIKEFLLELIRGEDHKKPLSDLKIQELIQAKFNIQIVRRTITKYRKILNIGSSSQRKRVYQING
- a CDS encoding adenylosuccinate lyase, with protein sequence MKVTQTLESLSILTENDKLFCELRDMISKNFTKILSNKNKIISFYEESEIPQRKCFLKFIKKLYEKQSEDKLDIRFANYKTIKLGFIQKNTLTPVISLNVNFVKNEAKFELKDALCRDFANYISESLVKSNVAFSKNDDFLNITISNDNDIYTLNKLLYKRSYPKFSVNFIYDEKDYKAFKQGIKIKSSSKFISRFSVLANLLEENFEILGCKKDDDFETIRQSYLSLANIYHPDRHANKNLLIQEEYAKKFKNIQSAYESLKPYFKNQENFVMVG
- a CDS encoding imidazole glycerol phosphate synthase, whose amino-acid sequence is MDFQNIQKQISVLKESLTALEENSEHEIGLAVGVVEFNKNADELKKKLTNLKGESDFFKSVFNTEDYYENISTYLEQIKRSLNYKIEKNGVSFKANENLQESYVAILNIIEILVAEYQIQNKNKAKNLFSRTTDTTQIKSLLAELNTLQERIHNVLHIHSRIVSNVILQNFKIIYTFFYNCIKAAKQRKDELLLVEIAGITDKIITMIKPVFSAKILNTNELIYHYLIFELKELKACAIGEELV
- the murG gene encoding undecaprenyldiphospho-muramoylpentapeptide beta-N-acetylglucosaminyltransferase; its protein translation is MIVICGGGTGGHLAIAKSFCEELNTRGIKPIFIGSTSGQDKFWFENDDNFLQKFFLPSSGVVNKRGFVKLKSLTNIVNLALKCRKILKQNDVKAVISVGGYSAAPAAIAAIISKVPLFIHEQNAVMGKLNKILRPYAKGFFISYDEVSPYPYPVAKKFFNSARVREELKTILFLGGSQGAKAINELAINLAPYLKEKGINIIHQCGKNGFDELKKKYDELGFNETNLEIFEFSKEIENKMSKADLAISRAGASSLWELCANALPSIFVPFPYAAGNHQFYNAKFLKDKGIAEICLQNGEILDKDEVIRIIENFDLNKSSKALKEILLPNGAKEIIDKILN